Proteins found in one Bacteroidota bacterium genomic segment:
- the rnc gene encoding ribonuclease III, giving the protein MGWIRRWLTRWMRRARPSVAPSRRERIEALLGVPVRQWGLFEEALRHRSALSGGNSYERLEYLGDAVLGLVVADFLFHRFPEAEEGTLTRYRSQIVNGRNLARYATAIGLPSLLELGPQAEAAGTRQSATVLADAFEALMGAIFLDQGFEAARYFMTRLLQREELEKLLAQQDNYKSLLLEYAQARGWPPPVYRVEAESGPSHAREFTVSVIVNNRLLGTGVGRSKKAAEQEAARQAWLVLSQNRT; this is encoded by the coding sequence ATGGGCTGGATTCGCCGATGGTTAACACGCTGGATGCGCCGCGCTCGACCGAGCGTGGCGCCCTCGCGCCGCGAGCGCATCGAGGCCCTGCTCGGCGTGCCCGTGCGACAGTGGGGTCTTTTCGAGGAGGCTCTGCGCCATCGCTCGGCGCTTTCGGGGGGGAACTCCTACGAGCGGCTGGAATACTTGGGGGATGCCGTTCTGGGACTTGTGGTGGCGGATTTCCTGTTTCATCGATTCCCAGAGGCTGAGGAGGGAACCCTTACGCGCTACCGCAGCCAGATCGTCAATGGCCGTAATCTGGCTCGGTACGCCACCGCTATAGGGTTGCCCTCCTTGCTGGAGCTTGGCCCCCAGGCTGAAGCGGCCGGTACGCGGCAGAGCGCAACCGTGTTGGCCGATGCTTTCGAGGCTCTAATGGGGGCCATCTTTCTGGACCAGGGATTTGAAGCGGCCCGTTACTTCATGACGCGGCTGCTGCAAAGAGAGGAACTGGAGAAGCTGTTGGCGCAACAGGATAACTACAAAAGCCTGCTTTTGGAATACGCCCAAGCGCGTGGTTGGCCCCCGCCTGTTTACAGGGTGGAGGCCGAAAGCGGGCCCAGCCACGCGCGCGAGTTTACCGTTAGCGTGATAGTCAACAACCGCCTGCTGGGCACCGGTGTTGGCCGCAGTAAAAAAGCTGCCGAGCAAGAGGCCGCCCGCCAGGCCTGGCTAGTGCTCTCGCAAAATCGAACATGA
- the gcvPB gene encoding aminomethyl-transferring glycine dehydrogenase subunit GcvPB yields the protein MPEPLLFEKTRPGRKGYTLPRLDVPESPLPQAWLRSRPAELPELSEPEVVRHFVRLSSLNFHIDKGFYPLGSCTMKYNPKLNERLAALPGWTGLHPLAPEPIVQGALRLMYELQELLKEITGMAAVSLQPAAGSQGELTGLLLFRRYHERQGEQRTKILVPDSAHGTNPASVRIAGYEVVNIRSNENGLTDLEALQQHLDERVAGLMVTNPNTLGLFERQIQEIAHLVHSVGGLLYMDGANLNALLGIARPGDMGFDVVHMNLHKTFSTPHGGGGPGSGPVAVAERLREFLPKPEVCWDGTRYRLNWDKPESVGKVHAFWGNFGMFVRAYAYIRLHGPEGLRRVSEHAILNANYLLRRLWPYYEAPYPGPVMHECVLSAVRQKAHGVRALDIAKRILDYGFHAPTVYFPLIVPEALMIEPTETESKETLDAFIEAMIQIAQEAETQPERVRTAPHTTPVRRLDDAYAARHVNVRFEEPSEAMTSP from the coding sequence ATGCCGGAACCGCTTCTGTTCGAAAAAACGCGTCCGGGCCGCAAGGGGTACACATTGCCTCGCTTGGATGTTCCTGAAAGCCCCCTGCCCCAAGCATGGCTCCGTTCACGACCGGCCGAATTGCCGGAGCTGAGCGAACCCGAGGTGGTGCGCCATTTTGTGCGGCTTTCGAGCTTGAATTTCCACATCGATAAAGGCTTCTATCCGCTCGGCTCTTGTACGATGAAGTACAACCCCAAGCTCAACGAGCGGCTGGCCGCCTTGCCGGGCTGGACCGGACTGCATCCGCTGGCTCCGGAGCCGATCGTACAGGGGGCGCTGCGGCTTATGTACGAGCTACAGGAGCTCCTAAAGGAGATCACCGGCATGGCCGCCGTGTCCCTGCAGCCTGCCGCCGGAAGCCAAGGCGAACTGACCGGTCTTCTGCTGTTTCGCCGCTATCATGAGCGGCAAGGAGAGCAACGCACGAAAATTCTTGTTCCCGACTCCGCCCACGGCACCAACCCCGCAAGCGTGCGCATCGCGGGCTATGAAGTGGTCAACATCCGCTCCAATGAAAACGGCTTGACGGATCTTGAAGCCCTACAACAGCACCTCGATGAGCGCGTGGCCGGCCTCATGGTGACCAACCCCAACACGCTGGGTCTGTTTGAGCGCCAGATCCAGGAGATCGCCCATCTGGTGCACAGCGTGGGGGGCTTGCTCTACATGGATGGGGCGAACTTGAATGCGCTCTTGGGCATCGCGCGACCGGGCGATATGGGCTTTGACGTGGTGCACATGAACCTCCACAAAACCTTCTCTACCCCCCACGGAGGAGGGGGGCCCGGTAGCGGGCCCGTGGCCGTGGCGGAGCGTCTACGGGAATTTCTGCCCAAGCCCGAGGTGTGCTGGGACGGAACCCGTTATCGCCTCAACTGGGACAAGCCGGAGAGCGTAGGCAAGGTGCACGCTTTCTGGGGTAATTTCGGCATGTTCGTGCGCGCCTACGCCTACATTCGCCTGCACGGTCCGGAGGGTCTGCGGCGCGTAAGCGAACACGCAATTCTGAACGCCAACTACCTGCTGCGCCGGCTGTGGCCTTACTACGAAGCCCCCTATCCGGGTCCGGTCATGCACGAATGCGTGCTCAGTGCGGTCCGCCAAAAAGCCCATGGCGTGCGGGCGCTGGATATAGCCAAGCGCATCCTGGATTACGGCTTCCATGCTCCCACCGTCTACTTCCCGCTTATCGTGCCCGAGGCCCTGATGATAGAGCCCACGGAGACCGAGTCCAAAGAGACCCTGGACGCCTTCATAGAGGCCATGATCCAAATCGCCCAGGAGGCTGAGACGCAGCCAGAGCGGGTGCGCACAGCCCCTCACACTACTCCGGTGCGCCGGCTCGATGACGCCTACGCGGCCCGCCACGTGAACGTGCGCTTTGAGGAGCCCTCCGAGGCCATGACTAGCCCCTAA
- the mraZ gene encoding division/cell wall cluster transcriptional repressor MraZ — translation MPSFKGQYEYAVDEKGRIMLPLKLRRALSPEAEGRFVVTRGEDPCLVLYPVNVWQLIEDRLRQQNLYQQNVRRFVRELLRWAEDVELDGQNRLMIPRELLQWAGIRGRVLLVGMLDRIELWNPETFAQHELGVQQFGQEAEWVMGGSR, via the coding sequence ATGCCCAGCTTCAAGGGGCAGTACGAGTACGCTGTCGATGAAAAGGGGCGGATTATGCTGCCTCTGAAGCTGCGGCGCGCTCTGAGTCCAGAGGCGGAGGGGCGCTTTGTGGTAACCCGGGGTGAAGACCCCTGCTTGGTGTTGTATCCGGTGAACGTATGGCAGTTGATTGAAGATCGGCTGCGGCAGCAAAACCTCTACCAACAGAATGTGCGGCGTTTTGTGCGCGAGCTTCTGCGCTGGGCTGAGGATGTGGAGCTAGACGGACAAAATCGCCTCATGATCCCTCGAGAACTCTTGCAATGGGCCGGCATTCGGGGCCGGGTTTTGCTCGTGGGCATGTTGGATCGCATCGAGTTATGGAATCCCGAGACGTTTGCGCAGCATGAGCTGGGGGTGCAGCAATTTGGGCAAGAGGCCGAATGGGTCATGGGAGGCTCCCGGTGA
- the rsmH gene encoding 16S rRNA (cytosine(1402)-N(4))-methyltransferase RsmH encodes MNSLEYRHEPVLLEAVLEHLLTDPDGVYLDVTLGGGGHAYGILSRLGPRGRLIGLDRDAEAIRAASGRLASFRGRVGMLQGDFAEIDRHLARMGVERLDGVLADLGLSSRFVDAPERGFSFRYAGPLDMRMDRRSPRTAAHVVNTYDLQRLGRILWRYGQEPRARQIAQAIVRARPLSDTVALRRAVESVVPEPERPQALARVFQAIRIEVNDELGALERFLTAIPSWVRPGGRLVVISYHSLEDRLVKRFMQYGNPSGRPVRDLYGRLLRPWRMLTDKPIRADGGELARNPRARSARMRVAERTEAP; translated from the coding sequence GTGAACAGCCTCGAGTACCGGCATGAGCCTGTACTCCTGGAGGCGGTTCTAGAGCATCTGCTCACAGATCCCGATGGCGTGTATTTGGACGTTACGCTGGGGGGCGGAGGACACGCCTATGGGATTCTGAGCCGTTTGGGCCCCCGCGGGCGCCTGATCGGCCTGGATCGGGACGCGGAAGCCATCCGGGCTGCAAGCGGGCGGCTTGCCTCGTTTCGAGGACGGGTGGGAATGCTTCAAGGCGATTTTGCGGAGATCGATCGCCATCTGGCGCGCATGGGGGTAGAGCGATTGGATGGGGTGTTGGCCGATTTAGGGCTCTCCTCGCGTTTTGTGGATGCCCCCGAGCGAGGTTTTAGTTTTCGCTATGCAGGGCCGCTGGATATGCGCATGGATCGGCGTAGTCCGCGCACGGCCGCTCACGTGGTGAACACGTACGACCTGCAGAGGCTGGGGCGCATCCTATGGCGCTACGGACAGGAACCTAGGGCGCGTCAGATCGCCCAGGCGATCGTTCGAGCCCGACCGCTTTCGGATACGGTTGCGTTGCGGCGCGCGGTGGAGTCGGTGGTGCCCGAGCCCGAACGGCCTCAGGCTTTGGCGCGGGTCTTTCAAGCGATCCGCATAGAGGTCAACGACGAGCTGGGCGCCCTTGAACGATTCCTCACGGCCATCCCCTCATGGGTACGGCCCGGGGGACGGCTGGTGGTGATCAGTTATCATTCCCTTGAGGACCGCTTGGTTAAGCGCTTTATGCAGTACGGCAATCCCAGCGGACGTCCGGTGCGGGATCTATATGGGCGCTTGCTGCGGCCCTGGCGGATGCTTACCGATAAGCCTATCCGAGCCGATGGAGGCGAGCTGGCCCGCAACCCGCGCGCGCGTAGCGCCCGGATGCGGGTGGCCGAGCGTACGGAAGCGCCATGA
- a CDS encoding septum formation initiator family protein, with amino-acid sequence MNLEVRAMAGDMGPTPRRVARRFGARRRSRVYRTWAVERLPNRTVLGLLLGFFAAGLLYVWHVLQIQALADEVARLRREHESLQAQKAQYEHEYYRLTSPSRIYEAAQALGLVEGLTYRQLYVEP; translated from the coding sequence ATGAACCTTGAGGTGCGCGCCATGGCCGGGGACATGGGTCCCACCCCCAGGCGAGTCGCTCGCCGATTTGGGGCGCGCAGGCGCTCCAGGGTCTATCGGACTTGGGCGGTGGAGCGCCTGCCCAATCGGACGGTTCTAGGTTTGTTGTTGGGCTTTTTCGCCGCCGGCCTGCTGTACGTATGGCACGTGCTGCAGATACAGGCGCTGGCCGATGAGGTGGCTCGGTTGCGGCGGGAGCACGAGTCCCTGCAGGCCCAAAAGGCCCAGTATGAGCACGAATATTATCGGCTCACAAGCCCCTCTCGCATCTACGAGGCGGCTCAAGCGCTGGGTCTGGTAGAGGGTCTCACGTATCGTCAGCTGTATGTAGAGCCATGA
- a CDS encoding penicillin-binding transpeptidase domain-containing protein has protein sequence MMDERTRMHLRLWVVGVLLGLGLLGAIIRLLYVQTVQGAELRRLGAQQAHRYVSIPARRGAIYDRAGRLLATAELRYRVAVDPKAPRFGERAEDLYRHLGRLLGRKPELYRERVRRAAGARYVVLEPELLESQARELDPSRWPGLILERFWRRVYPYQGLAEHVLGYVDAAGRGMAGVEAYYEVFLRGEPGRRLVRRDRHGHLRPVIGASELAPRHGQELVLTIDLRQQAILEDELAEGVQASGAEWGMAILMDPHSGAIRGWSVYPGYDPNRPAAFPAEWRRNRAITDPVEPGSTFKLVTAMAALERGIVRPERVFTAGGVRTFGGRVMSDPEPWGQLTFAEAFARSSNIVLAQMAGQLGSGALYQMARNLGFGSPTGIDLPGEVSGRLKKPHQWSGTTLYWMAIGYEVAVTPLQLLCAYAAAANGGWLVRPFVVSERREPNGGRRWITRPRLIRRVCSPQTASTLRLLLEGVVEEGTGKRARLAELSVAGKTGTAKVVSGGRYEAQYRAAFVGFFPARDPQAVLLVMIGHPQGAYYAGEVAAPVFQRIVYRLVGAMPGVQQALSLASGGPSEDLRIPAPNVLGLPIEQARARCEALGLRLEPSQARGWVLTQAPAPGAPLSPGATLRIRAGVRPSLTPDVVGWPLRWAVEAFESSGARVLWSGWGRVVSQDPRPGRPLSAVVRLVAQPE, from the coding sequence ATGATGGACGAGCGCACGCGAATGCACCTGCGTCTGTGGGTCGTGGGGGTGCTACTGGGTCTGGGATTGCTGGGCGCGATCATCCGCTTGCTCTACGTCCAGACGGTTCAGGGGGCAGAGCTGCGCCGTCTGGGAGCGCAGCAAGCCCATCGCTATGTGTCCATACCCGCCCGCCGTGGGGCCATTTACGATCGGGCCGGGCGGTTGCTGGCGACCGCCGAGCTTCGCTATCGGGTGGCGGTCGATCCCAAGGCCCCTCGCTTTGGTGAGCGCGCCGAGGACTTGTATCGTCACTTGGGGCGCCTTTTGGGTCGCAAGCCCGAGCTATACAGGGAGCGGGTACGCCGGGCCGCGGGGGCTCGCTATGTCGTTTTGGAGCCCGAGCTGTTGGAGTCCCAGGCCAGGGAGCTGGACCCGAGCAGATGGCCGGGTCTGATCCTAGAGCGCTTCTGGAGGCGCGTTTATCCTTATCAGGGGCTGGCCGAGCATGTGCTCGGGTACGTGGACGCAGCAGGCAGGGGCATGGCCGGCGTGGAGGCCTATTATGAGGTTTTTCTGCGAGGGGAGCCCGGCCGGCGTCTGGTGCGGCGCGACCGACATGGACATCTGCGTCCGGTCATAGGGGCCTCGGAGCTCGCCCCCCGACACGGTCAGGAGCTCGTGCTGACGATCGATCTGCGCCAGCAGGCCATCCTGGAAGATGAGCTCGCCGAGGGCGTACAGGCCTCTGGGGCCGAATGGGGTATGGCGATCCTGATGGACCCGCATTCGGGTGCGATTCGGGGGTGGTCCGTCTACCCCGGTTATGACCCCAATCGGCCTGCCGCGTTTCCGGCTGAATGGCGCCGCAACCGCGCCATTACAGATCCTGTAGAGCCGGGCTCTACGTTCAAGCTGGTCACGGCGATGGCGGCTCTTGAACGCGGGATCGTGCGTCCTGAGCGCGTTTTCACCGCGGGCGGGGTGCGCACCTTCGGGGGGCGCGTTATGTCGGATCCCGAGCCATGGGGGCAGCTTACCTTCGCCGAAGCTTTTGCGCGCTCCAGCAACATCGTTTTGGCTCAGATGGCCGGCCAGCTCGGATCCGGGGCCCTCTATCAGATGGCCCGGAATCTGGGCTTCGGAAGCCCAACGGGGATCGACCTGCCGGGCGAGGTGTCGGGGCGCTTAAAGAAACCTCACCAATGGTCGGGCACCACGCTCTATTGGATGGCCATCGGTTACGAGGTGGCCGTGACCCCGCTGCAGCTGCTGTGCGCCTATGCGGCCGCGGCTAACGGGGGATGGCTTGTGCGTCCGTTTGTGGTGTCCGAACGCCGCGAGCCAAATGGTGGGCGGCGTTGGATAACGCGGCCGCGTCTTATCCGGCGCGTCTGCTCGCCGCAGACCGCCAGCACGCTGCGCTTACTCCTAGAGGGGGTGGTAGAGGAGGGCACAGGCAAACGGGCCCGGCTTGCAGAGTTGTCTGTGGCGGGCAAGACCGGTACGGCCAAGGTCGTCTCCGGAGGGCGCTATGAGGCCCAATACCGGGCCGCGTTTGTGGGCTTCTTCCCCGCCCGCGATCCCCAGGCCGTGCTCCTGGTCATGATCGGCCACCCCCAGGGGGCCTATTACGCGGGCGAAGTGGCGGCGCCCGTATTTCAGCGCATCGTCTATCGTCTGGTGGGGGCTATGCCTGGGGTGCAGCAGGCTCTGAGCCTTGCCAGCGGGGGGCCGTCTGAGGACCTCCGGATCCCGGCCCCGAACGTGCTGGGGCTTCCCATCGAGCAAGCTCGCGCGCGCTGCGAGGCCCTGGGGCTACGCTTGGAGCCCTCGCAGGCGCGTGGATGGGTCCTGACCCAGGCGCCCGCCCCTGGCGCCCCTCTGAGTCCGGGAGCGACGTTGCGCATACGCGCAGGCGTCCGTCCAAGCCTGACCCCGGATGTTGTGGGTTGGCCGCTGCGCTGGGCCGTAGAGGCCTTCGAATCAAGCGGCGCTCGGGTCTTGTGGTCGGGATGGGGACGCGTGGTTAGCCAGGATCCGAGGCCAGGGCGGCCGCTTTCGGCCGTGGTGCGCTTGGTGGCGCAACCGGAGTAG
- a CDS encoding UDP-N-acetylmuramoyl-L-alanyl-D-glutamate--2,6-diaminopimelate ligase, with protein sequence MQLRTLLATVEVLRAEGELEQEVRDLVYDSRRVRPGSVFVALRGTQLDGHRFVEAAIRQGAVAVVVEVLPEARAPGVAYIQVPHTRRALAQLAAAYYGHPERRLRLVGVTGTNGKTTTTHLIQYALQQNGIPAGLIGTVRYDLVGEAQEAVHTTPESVELYGLLARIAQHGGRAAVMEVSSHALDQDRVWGLPFQVAVFTNLSRDHLDYHGSMEAYFAAKKKLFDGLRPEAVAVYNADDPHGPAIVADTPARRVVSYGLQTPAAYRAEVLEQGLSGIRLRVGGRSYGFRLVGRFNVYNLLAAWAAAVELGLEAHQVLAALSTCPSVRGRLERVRSADGVIGIVDYAHTPDALENVLRVLRAECPADGRLWVVFGCGGDRDRGKRPTMGQIAERYADRVVLTSDNPRTEDPEAIVQEILAGMAHPERVERILDRREAIRFAALEARSGDVVLVAGKGHETYQVIGHEKRPFDDRWELEQAFRLRSGATGR encoded by the coding sequence ATGCAGCTGCGGACGTTGCTGGCGACCGTGGAGGTGTTGCGCGCCGAAGGCGAACTGGAGCAGGAGGTGCGGGATCTGGTCTACGATTCGCGCCGCGTTCGGCCGGGAAGCGTCTTTGTGGCGCTCCGGGGCACCCAGCTTGACGGACATCGATTTGTGGAGGCGGCCATCCGCCAGGGGGCCGTGGCCGTGGTGGTGGAGGTTCTCCCGGAGGCGCGCGCCCCTGGCGTGGCGTACATCCAGGTACCGCACACGCGCCGGGCGCTGGCTCAGCTGGCGGCCGCCTATTATGGCCATCCGGAACGTCGCCTGAGGCTTGTCGGCGTCACGGGCACCAACGGAAAGACCACCACGACCCACTTAATCCAGTATGCGCTGCAGCAAAACGGCATCCCCGCCGGGCTTATCGGGACGGTCCGCTACGATCTGGTGGGCGAAGCGCAGGAGGCCGTGCATACGACCCCGGAGTCCGTTGAGCTTTACGGCCTGCTGGCCCGCATCGCGCAGCACGGCGGTCGGGCGGCCGTCATGGAGGTCTCCTCGCATGCGCTCGATCAGGATCGGGTATGGGGCCTACCCTTTCAGGTGGCCGTCTTTACCAACCTGAGCCGGGACCACTTAGACTATCACGGCAGCATGGAGGCGTATTTTGCGGCCAAAAAGAAGCTCTTTGACGGGCTCCGGCCGGAGGCCGTAGCCGTTTACAACGCCGATGACCCCCACGGTCCGGCCATCGTGGCCGACACCCCGGCTCGTCGGGTGGTCTCCTACGGCTTGCAGACCCCCGCCGCGTACCGGGCCGAGGTGCTGGAGCAGGGCCTGTCCGGGATCCGGCTGCGCGTGGGGGGGCGTTCGTACGGGTTTCGTCTGGTCGGACGCTTCAACGTCTACAACCTGTTGGCCGCTTGGGCCGCTGCTGTTGAGCTCGGCCTAGAGGCCCATCAGGTGCTGGCCGCTCTGAGCACCTGCCCGTCTGTTCGGGGCCGTCTGGAGCGCGTGCGGAGCGCCGATGGGGTGATCGGCATCGTGGACTACGCGCACACGCCGGATGCGCTTGAAAACGTGCTGCGTGTTCTCCGCGCCGAATGTCCGGCAGACGGACGCCTCTGGGTGGTCTTCGGCTGTGGGGGAGATCGGGATCGGGGCAAGCGGCCCACCATGGGCCAAATCGCTGAGCGCTACGCGGACCGGGTGGTGCTCACCAGCGACAATCCGCGCACGGAGGACCCTGAGGCGATCGTGCAGGAGATTTTGGCCGGCATGGCGCATCCGGAGCGCGTCGAGCGCATCCTGGATCGGCGCGAGGCGATCCGGTTCGCCGCCCTGGAGGCCCGATCCGGGGACGTGGTGCTCGTGGCGGGCAAAGGGCATGAAACGTATCAGGTGATCGGACACGAAAAGCGCCCCTTTGATGATCGCTGGGAGCTGGAGCAGGCCTTCCGGCTGCGATCGGGGGCTACGGGGAGGTAG
- the mraY gene encoding phospho-N-acetylmuramoyl-pentapeptide-transferase, which produces MLYELLMWLERTYAPPGFGVFGYISVRAGLAALSALLIALLLGEPLIRALRRRQIGERIRELGPASHQQKVGTPTMGGILILLAILLPLALWGDWRSVYTWIMALVTLWMGLVGFVDDYIKVVKGNKAGLRKRTKLIGQLSLGLLVGTILYTHPAFEGFRTLTTVPFVKDTNLDYNLFRHWISDLDLGWLIYIPVVTFIITAVSNAVNLTDGLDGLAAGTSAIVGIALAILAYVSGRVDFSDYLDILYLPGAGELSIYVGAMVGACLGFLWYNAYPAQVFMGDTGSLALGAAIGAIAILVRKELLLPILCGVFFLETLSVIIQTTYFKYTRSRYGHGRRFFRMAPIHHHFELKGWHEAKVVVRFWIVTVVLAVFTIITLKLR; this is translated from the coding sequence GTGCTGTACGAATTGCTTATGTGGCTGGAGCGCACCTACGCCCCGCCGGGGTTCGGGGTCTTCGGCTACATCTCCGTGCGGGCCGGCCTGGCCGCCTTATCGGCCCTGCTGATCGCGCTGCTACTGGGTGAGCCCCTCATTCGGGCCCTGCGCCGGCGTCAGATCGGAGAACGGATCCGCGAGCTCGGCCCCGCCTCACACCAGCAGAAGGTCGGCACTCCCACTATGGGCGGGATATTGATTCTCTTGGCCATTCTGCTGCCCCTAGCCCTGTGGGGGGACTGGCGTTCGGTTTACACGTGGATCATGGCTTTGGTGACGCTGTGGATGGGGCTCGTGGGGTTCGTGGATGATTACATCAAAGTCGTCAAAGGCAATAAGGCGGGGCTTCGAAAGCGCACCAAGCTCATCGGGCAGCTGTCTTTGGGTTTGCTGGTGGGGACGATCCTGTACACACATCCGGCCTTTGAAGGCTTTCGGACGCTCACCACGGTGCCGTTCGTCAAGGACACAAACCTCGATTACAACCTGTTTCGGCATTGGATCTCAGACCTGGATCTGGGCTGGCTTATCTACATCCCGGTGGTCACGTTCATCATCACGGCTGTTTCCAATGCCGTCAACCTCACGGACGGCCTCGATGGCCTGGCTGCGGGCACCAGCGCCATCGTGGGGATCGCGTTGGCCATACTGGCGTACGTCTCCGGGCGCGTGGATTTCTCCGACTACCTAGACATCCTCTACCTGCCCGGTGCGGGGGAGCTCTCCATCTACGTCGGGGCCATGGTGGGGGCCTGCTTGGGTTTTCTGTGGTACAACGCCTACCCGGCGCAGGTTTTCATGGGCGATACGGGTTCACTCGCCCTGGGGGCGGCCATCGGCGCGATCGCCATCTTGGTGCGCAAGGAGCTATTGCTGCCGATTCTCTGCGGGGTCTTCTTTTTAGAGACGCTTTCGGTGATCATCCAGACCACGTACTTCAAATACACCCGGAGCCGTTACGGTCATGGCCGGCGGTTCTTTCGCATGGCGCCCATCCACCATCACTTTGAGCTAAAGGGCTGGCACGAGGCCAAGGTGGTGGTGCGCTTCTGGATCGTCACCGTGGTCCTGGCCGTTTTCACCATCATCACGCTCAAGTTGCGCTGA
- the murD gene encoding UDP-N-acetylmuramoyl-L-alanine--D-glutamate ligase has protein sequence MPPLQPIRGQRVTIIGGARSGRAAAELLHRLGAEVFVTDQGLLPQPTREALLRQGISYEEGGHSERALEADWAVISPGVPTEAPLVQALLERGLPLYSELELASWFCPAPIVAITGTNGKTTTTALIGHIFRRSGRPTVVAGNIGAPFSDFVLRLSPEHMVVLEVSSFQLDHVLSFRPHVAAILNISPDHLDRYGGSFARYAEAKFRIAAHQTPQDFLLYNADDPVVGPFGVDPHTPVQARRLGFSLERELPEGAFLRGRELVVRVDQQEWGIAMEHLNLRGRHNLYNSLAAALAARVMEIRQDVVRESFQTFEGVPHRLEFVRQLDGVLYVNDSKATNVNSVWYALESFEQPIVLIMGGRDKGNDYSKIKPLVARKVRVLITIGESAHKIEQELGGLVELLVPARSLEDAVRSARALARPGEVVLLSPACASFDMFENYEHRGDTFKRLVLALE, from the coding sequence ATGCCGCCTTTGCAGCCCATACGAGGGCAACGCGTCACGATCATAGGCGGAGCGCGCAGCGGACGAGCCGCGGCGGAGCTGCTCCATCGGCTCGGAGCCGAGGTGTTCGTGACGGATCAGGGTCTGCTGCCGCAGCCGACGCGTGAGGCCCTGCTGCGACAGGGGATCTCCTATGAGGAGGGGGGACATAGCGAACGCGCCCTGGAGGCCGACTGGGCCGTCATCAGTCCGGGGGTGCCGACGGAAGCCCCGCTTGTGCAGGCCCTGCTCGAACGCGGCCTGCCCTTGTACAGCGAGCTTGAGCTCGCCTCCTGGTTCTGTCCGGCGCCCATTGTGGCTATCACGGGCACGAACGGCAAGACCACCACGACGGCGCTCATCGGTCACATCTTTCGCCGCTCAGGCCGGCCCACCGTGGTGGCGGGCAACATCGGAGCCCCGTTTTCGGATTTCGTGTTGCGTCTTAGCCCCGAACACATGGTGGTGCTGGAGGTCTCCAGTTTTCAGCTGGATCACGTGCTCAGCTTCCGGCCCCATGTGGCGGCGATCCTCAACATCAGCCCCGATCACCTGGATCGATACGGGGGAAGTTTCGCTCGCTATGCGGAGGCCAAGTTCCGCATCGCAGCCCATCAGACCCCCCAAGACTTCTTGCTCTACAACGCCGATGATCCCGTAGTCGGCCCCTTTGGGGTTGATCCGCATACGCCCGTTCAAGCTCGCCGCTTGGGCTTCAGCCTAGAGCGGGAGTTGCCCGAGGGGGCTTTTCTGCGAGGTCGTGAGCTCGTGGTTCGAGTTGACCAACAGGAGTGGGGTATCGCCATGGAGCACCTGAACTTGCGGGGACGCCACAACCTGTACAACTCGCTGGCCGCGGCCCTAGCCGCCCGCGTTATGGAGATCCGCCAGGATGTGGTGCGGGAAAGCTTTCAGACCTTCGAGGGGGTGCCGCATAGGCTTGAGTTCGTTCGTCAGCTCGATGGGGTGCTCTACGTCAACGACTCCAAGGCGACGAACGTTAACTCCGTCTGGTACGCGCTGGAAAGTTTTGAGCAGCCCATCGTGCTCATCATGGGGGGGCGCGATAAGGGAAACGACTACAGCAAAATCAAGCCTCTTGTGGCCCGCAAGGTGCGCGTGTTGATCACGATCGGCGAGTCGGCCCATAAGATCGAGCAGGAGCTAGGGGGGCTTGTGGAGTTGCTTGTGCCAGCCCGCTCGCTGGAGGACGCCGTTCGGTCGGCTCGCGCTTTGGCTCGTCCGGGCGAGGTGGTGCTGCTGAGCCCAGCCTGCGCCAGTTTCGATATGTTCGAAAACTACGAACACCGCGGGGACACCTTTAAGCGACTGGTATTGGCTCTGGAGTAA